In the Deinococcus ficus genome, one interval contains:
- a CDS encoding phytoene/squalene synthase family protein, producing MTPPAPRRSAPVPPGTRDALHWCQAVTRRSSHTFYLASLLYPREARHAVWAVYAACRVGDDLVDAVTGPGAHERAATRENLADWRAAIAAAWTDPAGVQAEAYPYSRALAWATRRFPIPESAFEELHQGFLMDLDGREYATLADLEVYCRRVAGVVGLMIAPIGAYRGGEDTLRAALALGQAMQLTNILRDVGEDLNMGRVYLPADRMAAHGVTRADLNRMARTGAVTPEYRALMRELSAQARAWYTQGRAGLPMLHGRPRLGVQVAARLYEGILDALEQGGYDNFTRRAHLPGRRRLQLAAAEVWRELRPGPPLPDALDSPAMRSS from the coding sequence ATGACGCCCCCCGCACCCCGCCGGTCCGCGCCCGTGCCCCCCGGGACGCGGGACGCCCTGCACTGGTGCCAGGCCGTCACGCGGCGCTCCAGCCACACCTTCTACCTCGCGTCCCTGCTGTACCCCCGGGAAGCCCGGCACGCCGTGTGGGCGGTGTACGCCGCCTGCCGCGTCGGGGACGACCTGGTGGACGCCGTGACCGGCCCGGGCGCCCACGAACGCGCGGCCACGCGCGAGAACCTCGCTGACTGGCGCGCGGCCATCGCCGCCGCCTGGACCGACCCGGCCGGCGTGCAGGCCGAGGCCTACCCCTACAGCCGCGCGCTGGCCTGGGCCACGCGGCGCTTCCCGATACCCGAATCGGCCTTCGAGGAACTGCACCAGGGCTTCCTGATGGACCTGGACGGCCGCGAGTACGCCACCCTGGCGGACCTGGAGGTGTACTGCCGCCGGGTGGCGGGCGTGGTGGGTCTGATGATCGCGCCCATCGGCGCGTACCGCGGCGGCGAGGACACCCTGCGCGCCGCCCTGGCGCTGGGGCAGGCGATGCAGCTCACGAACATCCTGCGGGACGTCGGCGAGGACCTCAACATGGGCCGCGTGTACCTCCCGGCCGACCGCATGGCCGCGCACGGCGTGACCCGCGCCGACCTGAACCGCATGGCCCGCACTGGCGCGGTCACGCCCGAGTACCGCGCGCTGATGCGGGAACTCAGCGCGCAGGCCCGCGCGTGGTACACGCAGGGCCGCGCCGGGCTGCCCATGCTGCACGGCCGCCCCCGGCTGGGCGTGCAGGTCGCCGCGCGGCTGTACGAGGGCATCCTGGACGCCCTGGAGCAGGGCGGGTACGACAACTTCACCCGCCGCGCGCACCTCCCCGGCCGCCGCCGCCTGCAGCTGGCCGCCGCCGAGGTCTGGCGTGAACTGCGCCCCGGCCCACCGCTGCCCGACGCCCTGGATAGCCCCGCCATGCGCTCCAGCTGA
- a CDS encoding roadblock/LC7 domain-containing protein gives MTNAVYAMTVQALSGVVSERAAETMVRTVLRDQQLTPESVTAQDMQRVLSGPLLARLQSVMPRERAQMELRQLSMSMAARYPKAPTLFLEPAPEDRSAAAWATHADDALTATGWGDVDLGADDFEFDDPEYTASAVKRHFRLDDPAEQEDLIQTLARVVGVQSVLVCRANGEVIKARSLRDSTALGGVVAATALLFQRRALQLLSVDLDGRTVCMRPLGAYCVAVVAGPQVNVGRLLVDLQQLQVVA, from the coding sequence ATGACGAACGCGGTGTATGCCATGACGGTGCAGGCCCTTTCAGGCGTGGTGTCTGAACGGGCCGCAGAAACGATGGTCCGGACGGTGCTGCGCGACCAGCAGCTCACGCCGGAAAGCGTCACGGCCCAGGACATGCAGAGGGTGCTGTCCGGGCCGCTGCTGGCCCGGCTGCAGAGCGTGATGCCCCGGGAACGCGCCCAGATGGAACTCAGGCAGCTGTCCATGAGCATGGCCGCGCGCTACCCCAAGGCGCCCACCCTGTTCCTGGAGCCCGCCCCCGAGGACCGCTCGGCGGCCGCCTGGGCGACCCACGCGGACGACGCGCTCACCGCGACCGGCTGGGGGGACGTGGATCTGGGCGCCGACGACTTCGAGTTCGACGACCCGGAGTACACCGCCTCGGCCGTCAAACGCCACTTCCGCCTGGACGACCCGGCCGAGCAGGAGGACCTGATCCAGACCCTGGCCCGGGTGGTGGGCGTGCAGAGCGTGCTGGTGTGCCGCGCCAACGGCGAGGTCATCAAGGCCCGCTCGCTGCGCGACAGCACCGCGCTGGGCGGCGTGGTCGCCGCGACCGCCCTGCTGTTCCAGCGCCGCGCGCTGCAGCTGCTGTCCGTGGACCTGGACGGCCGGACCGTGTGCATGCGGCCCCTGGGCGCGTACTGCGTGGCGGTCGTGGCCGGCCCGCAGGTGAACGTGGGGCGGCTGCTGGTGGACCTGCAGCAGCTTCAGGTGGTGGCGTGA